From Halobacillus sp. Marseille-Q1614, the proteins below share one genomic window:
- a CDS encoding ABC transporter ATP-binding protein — protein MKTYFPIKEGIFKRTKNHVRAVDGISFDVYEQETFSLVGESGCGKSTTGKSILRLIEPTAGEVFYKGENILGYSQKEFRKYRKDMQMIFQDPFSSLNPRMTVKNLLLEPLLTHKLYPKKEALVKVYNIAERVGLSKEQVSRHPHEFSGGQRQRISIARALIMNPKLIILDEAVSALDVSIQAQILNLLIDLQEEFKLTYVFISHDLNVVKHLSDRIGVMYLGKMMEMASAESLFENPLHPYTKSLLSAIPSYDRTKKKERIILKGDVPDPSHPPSGCPFQLRCPQVHERCEIQMPAYQEVDDNHWVACHLFDEEEVKEDRSKFIAQMK, from the coding sequence ATGAAAACTTACTTTCCAATTAAGGAAGGAATTTTTAAGAGAACAAAAAATCATGTACGGGCTGTAGACGGGATCAGTTTTGATGTGTATGAACAGGAAACCTTTTCGCTGGTAGGAGAGAGTGGCTGTGGAAAATCAACGACGGGAAAGTCAATCCTTCGTTTAATAGAACCTACAGCGGGGGAGGTTTTTTATAAAGGTGAAAATATCTTAGGGTACTCACAAAAAGAATTCAGGAAGTATCGTAAAGATATGCAAATGATTTTCCAGGATCCCTTTAGTTCATTAAATCCAAGAATGACAGTAAAAAACTTATTACTGGAGCCATTACTCACTCATAAACTTTATCCTAAGAAAGAAGCATTAGTAAAAGTCTATAATATAGCTGAACGAGTAGGTTTATCGAAGGAACAAGTGTCACGGCACCCCCATGAGTTCAGTGGAGGCCAGCGTCAACGGATCAGCATTGCGCGAGCCCTTATTATGAATCCGAAGCTGATCATTTTAGATGAAGCCGTTTCTGCACTTGATGTTTCTATTCAGGCACAAATATTAAATTTGTTAATTGATTTGCAGGAAGAATTTAAGTTAACGTATGTCTTTATTTCACATGACTTGAATGTCGTAAAACACTTAAGCGATCGGATTGGAGTTATGTATTTAGGGAAAATGATGGAAATGGCGAGTGCGGAATCGTTATTTGAGAACCCGTTGCATCCCTATACTAAATCACTGCTTTCAGCCATCCCCTCGTATGATCGAACGAAAAAGAAAGAAAGAATTATTCTAAAAGGGGATGTTCCCGATCCTTCCCACCCTCCTTCAGGCTGCCCTTTTCAATTAAGGTGTCCTCAGGTGCATGAGAGGTGTGAAATTCAGATGCCTGCTTACCAAGAGGTGGATGACAATCACTGGGTAGCTTGTCATTTATTTGATGAAGAGGAAGTGAAGGAAGATCGCTCGAAATTCATAGCACAAATGAAATAA
- a CDS encoding solute:sodium symporter family transporter yields MNSILFTLITCAFFMGLVGWISYRKAKGQVNDSDGYFLAGRGLTGGFIAGSLLLTNLSAEQLIGLNGQAYRTNLSNMAWEVTAPIAVIIMALILLPKYLGGAFSTLPEFLSSRFDDGVRRYIVILFMLGYAFVTIPSVLYSGALAVLKLFDVPGLLGISFESSVWLVIWVIGIVGAIYAIFGGLKAVAVSDTLNGIGLLLVGLMIPIIGLAALGDGNFFEGFKTMATDHSEKLNAIGSADDSVPFSAIFTGMIFMNMFYWGTNQYVIQRALGAKNLAEGQKGVLFSGFYKLVVPILMMIPGVIAFHLYGGNLTTVDLAYPTMVTNLMPAIFSGLFLAVLLGAVFSSFNSLLNSAATMFALDVYKPGFKPNASDEQLIRISKYFGTLLALVSFIISPMLMNAPEGLWDIIRKFTGFFNIPIIAIVLVGIASKFVPPLGAKIAVIFHVVTYYMLVWGLNQWFGIEITMNFIHISAILFVIEVGIMLTVGYIRPLPRPYAFKHAPKVSMVPWKYAIPTSLLLLSLIVFTYIVFSPIGLAYPDAIVSNWFWLASGALIVVTGFALVLAMKKWEKNYDHVVGEHLKKAGNQ; encoded by the coding sequence ATGAATAGTATCTTATTTACGTTAATCACGTGTGCATTTTTTATGGGGCTCGTAGGGTGGATTTCTTATCGGAAAGCAAAGGGGCAAGTCAATGATTCTGATGGTTATTTTCTAGCGGGGCGCGGGCTTACTGGTGGTTTTATTGCGGGGAGTTTGCTTTTGACAAACTTATCAGCTGAACAATTAATTGGCCTAAATGGTCAAGCCTATCGGACAAACTTGTCTAACATGGCATGGGAGGTAACAGCTCCTATTGCGGTTATTATCATGGCCTTGATCTTACTGCCAAAATATTTAGGGGGAGCGTTTTCCACACTACCCGAATTCTTGAGTAGTCGATTTGATGATGGGGTTAGAAGATACATTGTCATACTGTTCATGCTTGGTTACGCTTTTGTCACAATTCCTTCTGTTTTGTATTCTGGAGCGCTAGCTGTATTGAAACTTTTCGATGTGCCAGGTTTGTTAGGGATATCTTTTGAATCTTCTGTTTGGCTGGTTATTTGGGTTATCGGGATTGTGGGTGCAATCTATGCTATTTTCGGTGGATTGAAAGCGGTTGCGGTTTCTGATACATTAAACGGAATCGGTTTGTTGCTGGTAGGTCTAATGATCCCAATCATAGGATTAGCAGCCTTAGGAGACGGTAACTTCTTTGAAGGGTTTAAAACGATGGCGACGGACCATTCAGAAAAATTAAACGCTATTGGATCTGCTGATGATTCTGTTCCTTTCTCTGCTATCTTCACCGGCATGATTTTCATGAACATGTTCTATTGGGGAACTAACCAATATGTGATTCAGCGTGCACTTGGTGCGAAAAACTTAGCGGAAGGTCAAAAAGGGGTTTTATTTTCAGGTTTTTACAAGTTAGTCGTTCCTATTTTAATGATGATTCCCGGTGTAATTGCTTTCCATTTGTATGGAGGTAATTTGACAACAGTCGACCTGGCTTATCCAACAATGGTTACAAATCTAATGCCTGCTATTTTCTCTGGTCTCTTTTTAGCCGTGCTGCTCGGTGCTGTATTCTCCAGCTTTAACTCGTTGTTAAACAGTGCAGCTACTATGTTTGCATTAGATGTTTATAAACCAGGATTCAAGCCGAACGCTTCAGATGAACAATTGATTAGAATCAGTAAATATTTTGGTACACTCTTAGCGCTTGTTTCTTTCATTATTTCACCTATGCTGATGAATGCACCAGAAGGGCTTTGGGATATCATTCGTAAGTTTACTGGATTCTTTAATATTCCGATCATAGCTATTGTTCTCGTAGGTATTGCTTCTAAGTTTGTTCCGCCACTAGGTGCGAAAATTGCTGTTATTTTCCACGTGGTCACCTATTACATGCTTGTCTGGGGGCTCAATCAATGGTTTGGAATTGAGATCACTATGAACTTTATTCACATTTCAGCCATTTTGTTCGTGATTGAAGTAGGGATTATGCTGACTGTTGGTTATATTCGGCCGCTCCCTAGACCTTATGCATTCAAACATGCCCCTAAGGTTAGTATGGTTCCTTGGAAATATGCAATTCCAACATCTCTTCTCTTATTAAGCTTAATCGTATTTACTTATATTGTTTTCTCACCAATTGGTTTAGCTTATCCAGACGCTATTGTTTCAAATTGGTTCTGGTTAGCATCTGGAGCATTAATTGTGGTTACAGGGTTTGCGCTTGTACTTGCCATGAAAAAATGGGAAAAGAACTACGACCACGTTGTAGGAGAACATTTAAAGAAAGCTGGTAACCAATAA
- a CDS encoding anhydro-N-acetylmuramic acid kinase, with protein MSKVYGIGLMSGTSLDGIDAVLVEKNEDETKFPFRIIESLTESYDEEIYESIMRICDPEMAMIEEVSAMNMYLGRKFGAVVHKLLEKANKKADDIHFISSHGQTIFHQPIEGKKRYELKNTLQIGDLSVLSEETGIAVVGDFRTADMAVGGQGAPLVSYLDYLLFSRDGKARAVQNIGGIGNVTYIPSDGDISQVKSFDTGPGNMVIDAVVHSLTNGKLTFDCEGKIAKQGKVNEEVLTHLMDHEYFQIPLPKTTGRELFGRSFTTRLMNEFSHVSDEDLITTVSEWTVVSIVKGYQDFIEVDGIKLDEVIIGGGGSFNLYLLDRLQQKMPHTKVRTIDDFGISSSFKEALAFAVMGYQTIQGKENQIPAATGAERPVIMGKIAYSQPAAYERVMSIRSGIR; from the coding sequence ATGAGTAAGGTATATGGAATTGGACTCATGTCAGGTACATCATTAGATGGAATTGATGCTGTACTGGTTGAAAAGAATGAGGATGAGACGAAATTTCCTTTTCGGATTATCGAGTCATTAACAGAAAGTTATGATGAAGAGATTTATGAATCAATTATGAGAATTTGTGATCCTGAAATGGCAATGATTGAAGAAGTATCCGCTATGAACATGTACCTTGGCAGAAAGTTTGGGGCTGTTGTTCACAAATTACTGGAAAAAGCGAATAAAAAAGCAGACGACATTCATTTTATCAGTTCCCATGGACAAACTATTTTTCACCAGCCAATAGAAGGAAAGAAGCGATATGAATTAAAAAATACTCTACAAATTGGAGACCTTTCTGTACTCTCTGAAGAAACAGGAATTGCGGTTGTCGGGGATTTTAGAACAGCTGATATGGCTGTTGGGGGACAGGGAGCGCCGCTAGTATCGTATCTGGATTACCTGCTGTTTAGCAGAGACGGAAAAGCAAGAGCTGTTCAAAATATTGGCGGTATTGGAAACGTTACATATATTCCATCTGATGGTGATATATCACAAGTTAAATCTTTTGATACGGGACCCGGAAATATGGTGATTGATGCAGTCGTTCATTCACTAACGAATGGTAAATTAACTTTTGACTGTGAAGGCAAAATAGCTAAACAAGGCAAAGTAAATGAAGAAGTGCTCACTCATCTTATGGATCATGAATATTTTCAAATTCCCCTTCCTAAAACAACAGGAAGGGAACTGTTTGGCAGATCTTTCACAACAAGGCTTATGAATGAATTCAGCCATGTATCCGATGAAGACCTAATTACAACGGTCAGTGAATGGACAGTAGTGTCCATTGTAAAAGGATATCAGGATTTCATAGAGGTAGATGGAATAAAGCTGGATGAGGTTATCATTGGAGGCGGCGGGAGCTTTAATCTTTACCTTCTCGATCGGTTACAGCAGAAAATGCCTCATACGAAGGTGAGAACGATCGATGATTTCGGAATCTCAAGTTCATTTAAAGAAGCTTTAGCTTTTGCTGTAATGGGATATCAAACGATCCAAGGAAAGGAAAACCAAATTCCTGCAGCCACTGGCGCTGAACGTCCGGTCATCATGGGGAAAATTGCATACTCTCAGCCAGCTGCCTATGAGCGGGTCATGTCTATAAGGAGTGGAATACGTTGA
- a CDS encoding ABC transporter ATP-binding protein: MNSPILLIKDLSIDVKIDKTYHNIVNRLSLSIAKKQKYGIVGESGSGKSLTSLAILNLLADSLAVSNGEILFEQSKDLLKLSKKEIREIRGKEIAMIFQEPMTALDPIFTIEYQMIEVLKIHFNYTKQEMHQKIVDILKDVGIPRPESMMKSYPHELSGGMRQRIVIAMALICKPKLLIADEPTTALDVTIQAQILDLMNELTEKYDTSILMITHDLGVINETCERVAVMYAGEVVEESTVDDLFNDPKHPYTQGLLKSIHTLGDRSQRLYSIAGNVPTPAQMSKEGCRFASRCPHAMELCRLETPHYAEVSKDHVSKCWLHTERGEFRDNKQTANSPSKGHENLLSN, encoded by the coding sequence TTGAACAGCCCAATCCTTTTGATAAAAGATTTATCCATAGACGTGAAGATTGATAAAACATATCACAACATTGTCAATCGTTTAAGTTTATCGATTGCTAAAAAGCAAAAGTATGGGATCGTTGGAGAGTCAGGCAGCGGAAAAAGCTTAACTTCTCTGGCCATTCTTAATTTACTGGCAGATTCTTTAGCTGTAAGTAATGGAGAAATCTTGTTTGAACAATCTAAAGATCTTCTCAAACTTTCTAAGAAAGAAATCAGGGAAATCCGCGGGAAAGAAATCGCGATGATTTTTCAGGAACCGATGACAGCGTTAGATCCAATTTTTACGATCGAATATCAAATGATAGAGGTACTAAAAATCCACTTTAATTATACAAAACAAGAAATGCATCAAAAGATTGTAGACATATTAAAAGATGTAGGAATCCCAAGACCTGAGTCCATGATGAAAAGCTACCCGCATGAATTGTCCGGTGGCATGCGTCAGCGTATAGTTATTGCCATGGCGCTTATTTGTAAACCTAAACTGTTAATTGCCGATGAGCCTACAACGGCTCTTGATGTTACCATTCAAGCCCAGATATTAGATTTGATGAACGAACTTACCGAAAAATATGATACATCCATCCTAATGATTACACATGATCTCGGTGTAATTAATGAAACATGTGAGCGAGTGGCTGTTATGTATGCCGGTGAAGTTGTAGAAGAAAGTACGGTCGATGATTTATTTAATGATCCTAAGCATCCCTACACCCAGGGATTATTAAAATCGATTCATACACTGGGGGATCGCTCCCAAAGACTTTATTCGATAGCGGGGAATGTACCGACACCGGCGCAAATGAGTAAGGAGGGCTGCCGGTTTGCCTCACGATGTCCACACGCCATGGAATTATGCAGATTAGAGACCCCCCATTATGCGGAGGTTTCCAAAGACCATGTAAGTAAATGCTGGCTGCATACAGAAAGAGGTGAATTCCGTGACAACAAACAAACAGCAAATTCTCCGAGTAAAGGACATGAAAACTTACTTTCCAATTAA
- a CDS encoding MFS transporter, which produces MEPVRDNSSAEVHVKEDIRSKEIASYFGYGFAQCISFGLLGSYILFFYTDILGISAAAASIIFLIARTWDAINDPLMASIIDTLHSKDGKFRPFLKFMPFFIALSTIACFIPLDGMSMTAKLIYAGGTYILWGMVYTASDVPFWSLSSVMSQDPQQRTKLITFANMGVFTGIALSPTIFIPLTEWLGGGDMGQGYFLATVVLMVFAVPIMLNGFKNTKERVKPPKTKVKFSDGVRAIKANKPMFAILVVFFCNVFMNITQALNIFFFTYNLGSASLMSIFGIISFASCIGFFIIPSLAKRFKKKHMLMTIVAADVVVRIIWFSLGYSSVIVSFVFIAVTMILYTATGPLISSMLAETIEYTELKTGKRNEAVIFSGQTFTGKLSVAIAGGGTGLILTAVNYQSNQAQSEFTLDMLFFVIALLPAVGSIIRFIIMYFYSYTETEYKETLAKIHLRKENNQAPLGH; this is translated from the coding sequence ATGGAACCAGTTAGAGATAATTCATCTGCAGAGGTACATGTGAAAGAAGATATTCGTTCAAAAGAAATTGCTTCGTATTTTGGTTATGGATTTGCCCAATGTATTAGCTTTGGGTTGTTAGGGTCCTATATATTATTCTTCTATACGGATATCCTGGGAATTTCTGCAGCCGCAGCCAGCATTATCTTTCTCATCGCTCGAACGTGGGATGCAATTAACGATCCTCTTATGGCTTCAATAATTGACACCCTTCACTCGAAAGATGGGAAATTTAGACCTTTCCTTAAATTTATGCCTTTCTTTATAGCGCTTTCTACCATTGCATGCTTCATCCCGCTCGATGGGATGAGTATGACAGCTAAACTAATTTACGCAGGCGGAACTTATATTTTATGGGGAATGGTCTATACAGCTTCCGATGTTCCTTTCTGGTCATTGTCCTCTGTGATGAGTCAGGATCCTCAGCAGCGAACTAAATTGATTACTTTTGCTAATATGGGGGTTTTTACAGGAATAGCCTTATCACCTACCATCTTTATCCCACTCACAGAATGGCTTGGGGGAGGAGATATGGGACAAGGGTACTTCTTAGCCACAGTCGTATTGATGGTATTTGCTGTACCTATTATGTTAAACGGTTTCAAAAATACTAAAGAACGTGTAAAACCACCGAAAACGAAAGTCAAGTTCTCAGATGGTGTACGAGCCATCAAAGCGAATAAACCAATGTTTGCTATATTAGTTGTGTTTTTCTGTAACGTATTTATGAACATTACCCAGGCTTTAAATATCTTCTTTTTCACTTACAATCTTGGCAGCGCTTCATTGATGTCGATATTTGGAATTATTAGCTTTGCAAGTTGTATTGGATTTTTCATTATCCCATCTTTAGCTAAAAGATTTAAAAAGAAACATATGCTTATGACGATCGTTGCAGCAGATGTCGTGGTGCGAATCATTTGGTTCTCTCTTGGATATTCAAGTGTTATCGTATCGTTCGTATTTATTGCGGTAACGATGATCCTTTATACGGCCACCGGTCCGCTGATCTCTTCCATGTTAGCAGAAACAATTGAATACACGGAATTAAAAACCGGAAAGAGAAATGAAGCTGTTATATTCTCCGGCCAGACGTTTACAGGAAAATTATCAGTGGCTATTGCCGGCGGTGGTACAGGGCTTATCCTTACAGCAGTTAACTATCAATCTAATCAAGCGCAAAGCGAATTCACCCTGGACATGCTCTTTTTCGTAATTGCCTTACTTCCAGCGGTTGGATCGATTATCCGCTTCATCATTATGTATTTCTACTCCTATACAGAAACGGAATACAAAGAAACACTTGCCAAAATTCATTTAAGAAAAGAAAACAATCAGGCACCCCTTGGTCATTAG
- a CDS encoding DUF4867 family protein, which translates to MLENLRAENRHLEIHDVRGQAFQRYGNVLEDFQSEWLAKVMENFPVPEGGNRYVPSVSELEEADVKTLIEQKYYGGMDCQIGYCNGSNSNLGGLEYHKGSEINVAITDMVLLVGHLTEVKEDFFDTTFLKAFYVPKGTAIEMYQTTLHLAPCKVTQAGFKCVVILPKGTNIPLQDEEKKNDPLLFMKNKWLFAHEEHERFVSQGAHIGIRGPNVFVQYKKNSNSQGGGRL; encoded by the coding sequence ATGTTAGAGAATTTAAGAGCAGAAAACCGTCACTTAGAGATACATGATGTAAGAGGTCAGGCATTCCAAAGGTATGGGAATGTGTTAGAGGATTTTCAATCGGAATGGCTGGCAAAGGTAATGGAGAACTTTCCTGTTCCTGAGGGAGGTAACCGTTATGTTCCTTCTGTCTCCGAGCTTGAAGAAGCGGACGTAAAGACGCTGATTGAGCAGAAATACTATGGAGGAATGGATTGTCAAATTGGTTATTGTAATGGCAGCAATTCAAATTTAGGTGGGCTGGAGTACCATAAAGGCAGTGAGATCAATGTAGCGATCACAGATATGGTTCTTTTAGTAGGACATCTAACCGAAGTAAAAGAAGACTTTTTTGATACTACTTTCTTAAAAGCATTCTATGTGCCAAAGGGTACGGCGATTGAGATGTATCAGACTACTCTTCACTTAGCCCCGTGTAAAGTGACTCAGGCTGGATTTAAATGTGTGGTTATTTTACCTAAAGGTACAAATATTCCTCTACAAGATGAGGAGAAGAAGAACGATCCTTTACTTTTTATGAAAAATAAATGGCTTTTCGCTCATGAGGAGCATGAGAGGTTTGTGTCACAAGGTGCTCATATAGGAATCAGGGGTCCGAACGTATTTGTTCAGTATAAGAAGAATTCAAATTCCCAAGGAGGAGGAAGGTTATGA
- a CDS encoding glycoside hydrolase family 2 protein gives MVETVSSLEIKDSRSIDYPRPQFRREHWLDLNGEWQFAFDDAEEGEENGWYQNAGALPDKILVPYAYQSKKSGIHTNVHHDVVWYKRSFFWEKEVQKEYILHFEASDYHTKVWVNGQYIGDHQGGHTPFSFPISRAMKDGENTIAVKVEDRNSVEQPVGKQSWKSDNFLCWYSRTTGIWQSVWIEELSPLHIEDIKMTPRIEESKLNVDARLPRHNETVYLEAEVSYKGEWINTVGSWIKPNQTLASFAINVESDEADFRVFYWTPDNPQLYDITFTLYSESKQIDRVQSYFGMRNIEVKNENVLLNREAFYQKLILDQGYYPDSLMTADYEQMKSDLTKIKDMGFNGVRRHQTIADRRYMYLCDVLGLVMWAEMPSFYRFSNQSMDSFLSESRQMVLKHYNHPSVIVYTLMNESWGVNEIYHSTEQQNFVNALYFQTKALDSSRLVVGNDGWEHTMTDILTIHDYNSDSADLKASYSDKSNYVNGSPSKTSRKQNFASNYTYTDQPIIMSEFGGIAFGEKTNEQDWGYGTRPQSEEEVLQRFEDLTKTVMEIDSMQGFCYTQLTDVEQEVNGLLDHNHEEKFDLKRIKSILSTKRSNGFVFE, from the coding sequence TTGGTAGAAACTGTTTCAAGTTTAGAAATTAAAGACAGCCGAAGTATAGACTATCCACGACCTCAATTTAGGAGAGAGCATTGGCTCGACTTAAATGGGGAGTGGCAATTCGCTTTTGATGACGCAGAAGAAGGAGAAGAGAATGGATGGTACCAAAATGCAGGTGCTCTTCCAGATAAGATACTTGTTCCTTATGCCTATCAGAGCAAAAAATCAGGCATTCATACAAATGTTCATCATGATGTTGTTTGGTATAAACGTTCATTTTTCTGGGAGAAAGAAGTTCAAAAGGAATATATTCTTCATTTCGAGGCTTCCGACTATCACACAAAAGTATGGGTGAATGGACAGTATATTGGAGATCATCAAGGAGGACATACTCCATTTAGTTTTCCTATCTCCCGGGCAATGAAGGATGGCGAAAATACCATTGCAGTGAAAGTTGAAGACCGAAATAGCGTGGAACAGCCTGTTGGAAAACAATCATGGAAATCTGATAACTTTCTTTGCTGGTATTCCAGGACGACAGGAATTTGGCAGTCGGTTTGGATAGAAGAGCTTTCTCCATTGCATATTGAAGATATAAAAATGACTCCGAGGATTGAGGAGTCCAAGCTTAATGTAGATGCCCGTCTGCCTCGTCATAATGAAACCGTGTATTTAGAGGCTGAGGTCTCTTATAAGGGAGAGTGGATCAATACTGTGGGCAGCTGGATAAAGCCTAATCAAACATTGGCCAGTTTCGCCATCAACGTTGAATCGGATGAAGCTGATTTTCGTGTCTTTTATTGGACACCTGACAATCCTCAGCTCTATGACATTACCTTTACGCTGTATTCAGAATCGAAACAGATAGACCGTGTGCAAAGTTACTTTGGAATGAGAAATATAGAAGTCAAAAATGAAAATGTACTTCTTAATCGTGAGGCTTTTTATCAGAAATTAATTCTTGATCAGGGGTACTATCCTGATTCATTGATGACGGCTGACTATGAGCAAATGAAATCAGATTTAACAAAAATAAAAGATATGGGATTTAATGGAGTACGCAGACACCAGACAATTGCTGACCGACGGTATATGTACCTATGTGATGTATTAGGGCTAGTGATGTGGGCGGAAATGCCTAGTTTTTACCGCTTCTCAAACCAATCTATGGACTCCTTTCTTTCTGAATCTCGTCAAATGGTACTCAAACATTACAATCACCCTTCCGTCATCGTGTATACACTTATGAATGAGTCTTGGGGTGTGAATGAAATTTACCATAGTACGGAGCAGCAAAACTTTGTAAACGCTCTCTATTTCCAGACAAAAGCACTGGACTCTTCCCGCTTAGTCGTTGGCAACGATGGATGGGAACACACAATGACAGACATCCTAACAATCCATGACTATAATTCAGACTCAGCTGATTTAAAAGCTAGTTATTCCGATAAAAGCAACTACGTAAATGGAAGTCCATCAAAAACAAGCAGAAAACAAAATTTTGCAAGCAATTATACCTATACAGATCAGCCTATTATAATGAGTGAATTTGGCGGGATTGCATTTGGAGAAAAAACAAATGAACAGGACTGGGGATATGGGACCAGACCTCAGTCCGAAGAAGAAGTATTACAAAGATTTGAAGATCTTACAAAAACCGTGATGGAAATCGATTCGATGCAAGGTTTTTGCTATACCCAGCTTACAGATGTTGAGCAGGAAGTGAATGGTCTCTTAGATCATAACCATGAGGAAAAATTCGATCTCAAACGAATAAAGAGCATTCTGTCGACTAAAAGGTCAAATGGGTTTGTTTTCGAATAA
- a CDS encoding transcriptional regulator, producing MKKLPLTFENMLPINKALANPTRIQILKLLSEKPHNVNELSEKLNLPFSTTASHINKLEKVDLILTELVPGRGTQKVSAMNYDRIQIDLYNSEEKSTEHEVILEMDIGEYIDCHALPHCGIVSEIDYIGNQDDPRSFYERDRKKAQLLYFRDGYVEYRFPNRIPYGHEPKEIEFSVEICSEAPNHKLDWPSDITTWVNNRETGTWTSPGDFGGERGSLTPDWWRTNLTQYGLLKQWKITKEGSYIDNEQISSVKINDLQLDKLPYIAFRLGIKEEAVNKGGLNIFGPKFGNHEQGIVMKIKIE from the coding sequence GTGAAAAAGCTACCCCTTACTTTTGAAAATATGCTGCCAATTAATAAAGCGCTAGCTAATCCAACACGTATACAGATACTCAAGTTATTAAGCGAAAAACCCCATAATGTCAATGAATTGTCTGAGAAACTAAATCTCCCATTCTCTACAACTGCTTCCCATATCAATAAGCTGGAGAAGGTAGATTTAATTTTAACTGAACTGGTTCCTGGCAGAGGCACCCAAAAAGTAAGCGCCATGAATTATGATCGTATCCAAATTGACTTATATAATTCAGAAGAAAAATCCACTGAACACGAAGTCATTCTTGAAATGGACATTGGTGAATATATTGACTGCCATGCTCTTCCTCATTGCGGGATTGTGAGTGAGATAGATTACATTGGCAACCAAGACGATCCACGCTCCTTTTACGAGCGGGACCGAAAGAAGGCTCAGCTGCTGTACTTTCGTGACGGTTACGTAGAATACCGTTTTCCTAACCGCATCCCATATGGTCATGAACCTAAAGAAATTGAGTTTAGTGTAGAGATATGCTCAGAAGCCCCTAACCATAAGCTTGACTGGCCCTCTGACATCACCACATGGGTGAACAATAGAGAAACCGGAACATGGACATCACCAGGAGATTTCGGAGGAGAAAGGGGATCCTTAACCCCTGACTGGTGGCGCACTAATTTAACACAATACGGACTCCTCAAACAATGGAAAATTACAAAAGAAGGATCTTATATAGATAATGAACAAATTTCATCAGTTAAAATAAATGACCTTCAACTTGATAAGCTTCCCTATATTGCCTTTCGTTTAGGAATTAAAGAAGAAGCGGTAAATAAAGGCGGGCTTAACATATTCGGACCGAAGTTCGGCAATCACGAACAAGGCATTGTGATGAAAATAAAAATTGAATAA